The genomic segment GGAGAAGATAGTCAAAGTCCTGTTTGCGGCTTAGTGCATCGATATCCAGATAGAGTCCTTTTTCTTTTAACTGATTTTTGCTCAACTTATTGCAGGTATTGCACAAGGTCAAGAGTTGTAGGTCATGGCAAAATTCTTCCCCAAAAAAATAGATTGCAAAAGGCGATTGATTATATTGCTAAAACTCAATCTATTCGAGATGTGCTTCTTTCTGGCGGAGATCCTTTTACTTTAAGTGATGAAAGGTTGAACTGGATTTTAACAATGCTTAGGAATATTCCCCATGTTGAAATCATTCGTATTGGAACTAAAGTTCCAGCAGTTCTTCCCCAAAGGATTACGCCGAATCTTGTCAAAATGTTGAAGAAGCATCATCCATTATTTATTAGCGTTCATTTTACACACCCAGATGAATGTACCCCTGAAGCATTCCGAGCTACCAAGCTTCTTGCTAATGCAGGTATTCCCCTTGGTTCCCAGACGGTTTTGCTGAAAGGGATTAATGACAATGTAGAAACAATGAAGTCACTTATGCATAATCTTTTACGCATGAGAGTTAGACCATATTACTTATATCAATGCGATCCTATTTCAGGTTCAAGTCATTTTAGAACCAAAGTAGAAAAAGGGCTTGAAGTCATTCACGGTCTTAGAGGATTTACAAGCGGCTACGCTGTTCCGACTTATGTTATAGACGCACCTAAAGGTGGCGGCAAAATTCCTCTTATGCCTAATTATGTTTTGGGCAGGGATAATGAAGAAGTCGTAATGCAGAATTATGTTGGAGATGTTTATCGTTATCCTGATACTATGACTTTTGATAATTCACCTTCAATGGAAGTTACGTTAAATTAATGATTATTGCGATTGTCCACAATACTGTTTCTGAAAGTAGTTCTATAGACGAAAAAGATGTTCTTGACCAGGTTAAGGCCGTATCTTCGGCCTTAACGGAACTTGGGCATACGTATTTTACCCTTGATTGTTCTTTAAATCTTGAAAAAATAGCGGAGGCCTTAAATAAAAAAAAGCCTGATATTGTCTTTAACTTGGTTGAGTCCATTAACGGTGAAGGTCGTTTAATTCATTTATTTCCAAGCGTTCTCGATTCTTTGAAAATTCCATATACAGGATCCTATACAGAAGCTGTTTTTATTACGTCAAATAAAATTCTTGCTAAAGAAAAAATGGCTTCTGAAAATATTCCGACTCCTTTATGGATAAATTCAGTTTTTCACCCCCATTATAACCTTCCTCCATCAAGGTGGAAGGGACTGGAAAAATTGAAAAAAGTCCGTTGGATTATAAAAAGTGTATGGGAACATGCATCAATTGGTATTGATGATGAAAGCATTATTGA from the Desulfobacterales bacterium genome contains:
- a CDS encoding KamA family radical SAM protein; this encodes MDTESTSTCPTEEAVSDNDEKPPGPETQLYFSPSIIPLFNQKGATVSSLTNLKSSRLTKNFRKKFYPNVSLIKWNDWHWQVGNRIQKIEQLEKMLSLSSDEKNGLEALSNGLPVGITPYYMSLLSPEDSSHALRRTVIPTFAEFLKMPEEDDDPLGEDSQSPVCGLVHRYPDRVLFLLTDFCSTYCRYCTRSRVVGHGKILPQKNRLQKAIDYIAKTQSIRDVLLSGGDPFTLSDERLNWILTMLRNIPHVEIIRIGTKVPAVLPQRITPNLVKMLKKHHPLFISVHFTHPDECTPEAFRATKLLANAGIPLGSQTVLLKGINDNVETMKSLMHNLLRMRVRPYYLYQCDPISGSSHFRTKVEKGLEVIHGLRGFTSGYAVPTYVIDAPKGGGKIPLMPNYVLGRDNEEVVMQNYVGDVYRYPDTMTFDNSPSMEVTLN
- a CDS encoding D-alanine--D-alanine ligase; translation: MIIAIVHNTVSESSSIDEKDVLDQVKAVSSALTELGHTYFTLDCSLNLEKIAEALNKKKPDIVFNLVESINGEGRLIHLFPSVLDSLKIPYTGSYTEAVFITSNKILAKEKMASENIPTPLWINSVFHPHYNLPPSRWKGLEKLKKVRWIIKSVWEHASIGIDDESIIDNDDISIIQKIIHKKAKKYGKDFFAEAYIEGREFNISLLETNNGLQILPIAEIIFEGYEANKAKIVDYKAKWDEQSFEYVNTKRCFNTIAQDAPIFSVLSDICKKCWSVFGLKGYARIDLRLDENNQPFVLEVNTNPCLSPDAGFSAALEESGIPFYKAISFII